In Cervus elaphus chromosome 3, mCerEla1.1, whole genome shotgun sequence, the following proteins share a genomic window:
- the PHLDA1 gene encoding pleckstrin homology-like domain family A member 1, translated as MRRAPAAERLSELGFPPQRGRQEPPFPLGVTRGWGVWPIQKRREGARPVPFSERSQEDGRGPAARSSGTLRRIRTRLPCCPDPEPPPPPPPLCFLRVSLLCALRPGGRGSRWGEDGARLLLLPPTRAAGSGEAEPSGGAPYAGRMLESSGCKALKEGVLEKRSDGLLQLWKKKCCILTEEGLLLIPPKQLQHHQQQQQQPGQGSVEPSQPGGPAVAGLEPPVKLKELHFSNMKTVDCVERKGKYMYFTVVMAEGKEIDFRCPQDQGWNAEITLQMVQYKNRQAILAVKSTRQKQQHLVQQQPPQPQPLQPQSQAQPQPPSQAQPQPQPKPQPKPQPQPLHPYPHSHPHPHPHAHPLPHPHPPPLSQAHGHRLLRSTSNSA; from the coding sequence ATGAGGCGCGCGCCGGCGGCAGAGCGCCTCTCGGAGCTGGGCTTTCCCCCGCAGCGCGGGCGCCAGGAGCCGCCTTTTCCGCTGGGTGTCACTCGGGGGTGGGGGGTATGGCCCATTCAAAAGCGCCGCGAGGGGGCCCGGCCAGTGCCCTTCAGTGAGCGCTCGCAAGAGGACGGCAGAGGCCCGGCGGCTCGCAGCTCCGGGACCTTGAGGCGCATCAGGACGCGGCTGCCCTGCTGCCCGGACcccgagccgccgccgccgccgccgccgctctgCTTTCTGCGCGTTAGCCTCCTCTGCGCGCTCCGGCCCGGAGGCCGCGGGAGCCGTTGGGGCGAGGACGGCgcgcggctgctgctgctgcccccgACCCGGGCGGCTGGAAGTGGAGAGGCCGAGCCGAGCGGCGGCGCCCCCTATGCCGGGAGGATGTTGGAGAGCAGCGGCTGCAAGGCGCTGAAGGAGGGGGTGTTGGAGAAGCGCAGCGACGGGCTGCTGCAGCTCTGGAAGAAAAAGTGCTGCATCCTCACCGAGGAGGGGCTGCTGCTCATCCCGCCCAAACAGCTGCAacaccaccagcagcagcagcaacagcccgGGCAGGGGTCGGTCGAGCCGTCCCAACCCGGAGGCCCCGCCGTGGCCGGCCTCGAGCCGCCGGTCAAGCTCAAGGAATTGCACTTTTCCAACATGAAGACCGTGGACTGCGTGGAGCGCAAGGGCAAGTACATGTACTTCACGGTGGTGATGGCTGAGGGCAAGGAGATCGACTTTCGGTGCCCGCAGGACCAGGGCTGGAACGCGGAGATCACGTTGCAGATGGTGCAGTACAAGAATCGCCAGGCCATCCTGGCGGTCAAGTCCACGCGGCAGAAGCAACAGCACTTGGTCCAGCAACAGCCTCCGCAGCCGCAGCCGCTTCAGCCCCAAAGCCAAGCCCAGCCGCAGCCTCCGTCCCAAGCCCAGCCGCAGCCCCAGCCCAAACCCCAGCCGAAGCCGCAGCCGCAGCCGCTTCATCCATACCCGCATTCGCACCCGCACCCGCACCCGCACGCGCACCCACTGCCGCACCCGCACCCACCGCCGCTCTCGCAGGCGCACGGCCACCGGCTCCTCCGCAGCACCTCCAACTCGGCCTGA